One genomic window of Mucilaginibacter sp. SJ includes the following:
- the ccoS gene encoding cbb3-type cytochrome oxidase assembly protein CcoS, producing the protein MNIIYFLIGCSVLLALVFLGAFFWAQRNGQHDDLYTPSVRILLDDEPADKDKK; encoded by the coding sequence ATGAACATTATTTATTTCCTGATCGGGTGCAGCGTGCTGCTTGCACTCGTGTTTTTAGGCGCTTTTTTTTGGGCCCAGCGCAACGGCCAGCATGATGATCTCTATACCCCTTCGGTAAGGATCCTGCTGGATGATGAACCGGCTGATAAAGATAAAAAATGA
- the ccoN gene encoding cytochrome-c oxidase, cbb3-type subunit I: protein MQPENFYYDNKIVRNFGIATVIWGIIGMTVGLIVAIQLYSPGMNMGNQYTTFGRIRPLHTNAVIFAFVGNAIFMGVYYSLQRLLKARMFSDALSQIHFWGWQLIIVSAVITLPLGLTTSHEYAELEWPIDIAITLIWVVFGINMFGTIFKRRERHLYVAIWFYIATFVTIAVLHIVNSFELPVSAFKSYMVYAGVQDALVQWWYGHNAVAFFLTTPYLGMMYYFLPKMANRPIYSYKLSILHFWALIFIYIWAGPHHLLYTTLPGWAQSLGVAFSIMLLAPSWGGMINGLLTLRGAWDKVRDDVILKFMVVGLTAYGMATFEGPMLSLKQVNAIGHFTDWIIAHVHVGALGWNGFLTFAILYWLIPRIYKTQLYSKKMASFHFWIGTLGILFYAIPMYWAGFTQGLMLKEFTPEGILKYPAFLETTMRILPMHVMRSVGGGLYLLGVIVMAYNLCRTALQGKLAANEPAQAMPLPALSKTGHEETWHRVLERRPIQMMIAALLVILVGTFIELMPTLTISSNIPTIAAVKPYTPLELQGRDIYIREGCSNCHSQTVRPFRSETERYGEYSKAGEFVYDHPFLWGSKRTGPDLAREGGKYGNAWHYNHLMDPRLMSPGSIMPNYDWLLTQNLDTATTAAKIKAMRTLGVPYPEGYEKIANNDLSKQEKEIADNLYNDHIKVKNNKEIVALIAYLQRLGTDIKASKTAAK from the coding sequence ATGCAGCCCGAAAATTTTTACTATGACAACAAGATCGTCCGTAATTTTGGTATCGCCACGGTGATCTGGGGTATAATTGGGATGACCGTAGGCCTCATCGTAGCCATACAATTGTATAGCCCGGGGATGAACATGGGCAACCAATACACTACATTTGGCCGCATCCGGCCCTTACACACCAACGCGGTAATTTTCGCTTTTGTGGGTAACGCTATTTTTATGGGTGTTTACTATTCATTACAGCGGCTGTTAAAAGCGCGGATGTTTAGCGATGCCCTTAGCCAAATTCACTTTTGGGGCTGGCAGCTCATCATTGTTTCGGCTGTTATTACGTTGCCCTTGGGTTTAACCACCTCGCATGAATATGCCGAACTTGAATGGCCAATAGATATTGCAATTACCCTTATCTGGGTTGTGTTTGGCATTAATATGTTTGGTACCATATTTAAACGCCGCGAACGGCATTTATATGTTGCCATATGGTTTTACATAGCCACGTTTGTCACCATAGCCGTATTGCATATTGTAAATTCATTTGAACTGCCGGTATCAGCCTTTAAAAGTTACATGGTATATGCCGGCGTGCAGGATGCACTGGTACAATGGTGGTATGGCCACAATGCGGTGGCATTTTTCCTGACCACCCCATACCTGGGCATGATGTATTACTTTTTGCCCAAAATGGCCAACAGGCCTATCTATTCCTATAAGTTAAGTATTCTGCACTTTTGGGCGCTCATTTTTATATATATCTGGGCTGGCCCGCACCATTTACTGTACACCACGCTTCCCGGTTGGGCGCAGTCATTAGGTGTGGCCTTTTCTATTATGCTGTTAGCACCAAGCTGGGGCGGCATGATCAATGGCTTGCTCACCCTGCGAGGTGCCTGGGATAAAGTTCGTGATGATGTGATCCTGAAGTTTATGGTAGTTGGCTTAACTGCTTACGGTATGGCCACGTTTGAAGGTCCTATGCTTTCATTGAAACAGGTGAACGCCATAGGTCACTTTACCGATTGGATAATTGCCCACGTACACGTTGGCGCTTTGGGCTGGAACGGCTTTTTAACCTTTGCCATCCTTTACTGGCTTATTCCGCGTATTTATAAAACGCAGTTATATTCAAAAAAGATGGCCTCGTTTCATTTTTGGATAGGTACGCTCGGGATCCTGTTTTACGCTATACCAATGTATTGGGCTGGTTTTACCCAGGGTTTAATGCTTAAAGAGTTTACACCCGAGGGGATACTGAAATATCCCGCTTTTCTGGAAACAACGATGCGTATATTGCCTATGCATGTTATGCGTTCTGTGGGTGGTGGATTATACCTGCTGGGCGTTATTGTAATGGCTTATAACCTTTGCCGCACCGCGCTGCAGGGCAAGCTCGCCGCAAATGAGCCTGCCCAGGCTATGCCGCTGCCCGCTTTAAGCAAAACCGGGCATGAAGAAACATGGCACCGGGTATTGGAACGCCGCCCAATACAAATGATGATAGCCGCATTGCTGGTTATACTGGTAGGTACTTTTATTGAGTTGATGCCAACGCTAACCATATCATCAAATATCCCCACGATAGCGGCGGTAAAACCTTATACTCCGCTTGAGTTGCAGGGACGTGATATTTATATCAGAGAGGGCTGCTCAAACTGCCACTCACAAACTGTAAGGCCTTTCCGCTCAGAAACCGAGCGCTATGGCGAATACAGCAAGGCGGGCGAATTTGTTTATGACCACCCGTTTCTATGGGGATCAAAACGTACCGGGCCCGACCTGGCGCGCGAGGGCGGCAAATATGGCAATGCCTGGCACTATAACCACCTGATGGACCCACGCCTCATGTCGCCGGGGAGTATCATGCCAAATTATGATTGGCTGTTAACCCAAAATCTTGATACGGCTACCACGGCCGCCAAAATAAAGGCCATGCGCACACTGGGTGTCCCGTATCCCGAAGGATATGAAAAAATAGCCAACAACGATCTTAGTAAACAGGAAAAAGAAATTGCTGATAACCTGTATAACGATCATATCAAAGTTAAAAACAATAAAGAAATAGTAGCCCTGATAGCCTACCTGCAACGTTTGGGTACCGATATCAAGGCGAGCAAAACCGCCGCTAAATAA
- a CDS encoding cbb3-type cytochrome c oxidase N-terminal domain-containing protein, with translation MIPLQPAMAADDSLIPGDLMNEIGYGAIITMLALFIVAMLVLLRALRVLTKITLRAQGYTEEQIIAEMKPVKKVKKPKTEVWNKLLSLRPMSEEKELIIAHDYDGIQELNNPIPGWFSYLFYITIIFAVGYILIYHVFGLGQLQYDEYKTEMAQADIAKKEYLSKAANRVDETTVKLVTDQAVLVSGQAIFKQSCVPCHGDHAQGVVGPNLTDDYWLHGGKINDVFKTIKYGIQAKGMPNWEKQLSPKQISDVANYIKSLHGSNPANPKEPQGEKDADDNAAKGKKIAKI, from the coding sequence ATGATACCGTTACAACCGGCAATGGCCGCCGATGACAGCCTGATACCGGGCGATTTGATGAACGAGATAGGGTATGGGGCAATTATAACCATGCTGGCATTGTTTATCGTAGCCATGCTGGTATTGCTCAGGGCGCTTAGGGTGTTAACAAAAATAACGCTCCGGGCGCAGGGATATACAGAAGAGCAGATCATAGCGGAGATGAAACCCGTCAAAAAGGTTAAAAAGCCTAAAACAGAGGTTTGGAACAAATTGCTGTCGCTAAGGCCGATGTCTGAAGAAAAGGAGCTGATCATAGCACATGATTATGACGGTATCCAGGAGCTTAACAATCCTATTCCTGGCTGGTTCAGCTACCTGTTTTACATCACCATTATTTTTGCGGTTGGTTACATCCTCATTTATCATGTATTTGGCTTGGGGCAGTTGCAATATGATGAATATAAAACTGAGATGGCCCAGGCAGATATTGCCAAAAAAGAATACCTGAGCAAGGCCGCTAACCGGGTTGACGAAACCACAGTTAAACTCGTTACCGATCAGGCTGTACTGGTTTCGGGGCAGGCGATTTTTAAACAAAGCTGCGTTCCGTGTCACGGCGACCACGCGCAAGGGGTGGTTGGCCCCAACCTTACCGATGATTACTGGCTGCACGGTGGTAAGATCAATGATGTGTTTAAAACCATAAAATACGGCATACAGGCCAAAGGGATGCCCAACTGGGAGAAACAGTTATCGCCTAAGCAAATCTCGGATGTGGCAAACTATATAAAATCATTGCATGGCAGCAATCCGGCTAATCCTAAAGAACCGCAGGGCGAAAAAGATGCGGATGACAATGCGGCAAAAGGCAAAAAGATAGCAAAAATATAA
- the ccoG gene encoding cytochrome c oxidase accessory protein CcoG codes for MDGLLAAKENGKRQWMYPLVRKGRFYKWRSWLSYFYLIFFFAGPFLRINGQPLLLLNVIDRQFVLLGQVFWPQDIFLFMLASLVFLVCVVIFTIAFGRIFCGWICPQTIFMEMVFRKIEIWIEGDANKRKKLDAGAWTREKIIKKTAKHALFVLVSFLIANTFLAYIIGSESLVKIIVEPVTAHWVGFISIWVFTIVFYLIYSQVRELVCTLICPYGRLQSVLIDEHTLVVAYDDVRGEPRGKLSRNADPFNLKGDCVDCSLCVAVCPTGIDIRKGTQIECINCTACIDACDQVMDKIGKPRNLIGYFSENMIRLKEKPSFTGRMMGYTAVITVLVAVLGYFIFSRSDMDITVMRSAGMLYQQQPGGYISNIYNAEIINKTNQDRVIRIGADDPAVKISYIQSPGPVAKGGSAKTVFFVMLPASKIHTAKTTIKLNLLLGGKVVQSVKTNFIAPTND; via the coding sequence ATGGATGGCTTACTGGCGGCAAAAGAAAACGGGAAAAGACAGTGGATGTATCCGCTGGTACGTAAAGGCAGGTTTTATAAATGGAGAAGCTGGTTAAGCTATTTTTATCTCATTTTCTTTTTTGCTGGGCCGTTTTTACGAATCAATGGCCAGCCGTTGTTGCTGCTCAATGTGATAGATCGACAATTTGTACTGCTGGGGCAGGTGTTTTGGCCGCAGGATATTTTTCTGTTTATGCTGGCTTCGCTTGTTTTTTTGGTTTGCGTGGTAATATTTACTATTGCTTTCGGTCGTATTTTCTGCGGTTGGATCTGCCCTCAAACCATATTTATGGAAATGGTTTTCAGAAAGATAGAGATTTGGATAGAAGGGGATGCCAATAAGCGTAAAAAGCTTGACGCTGGTGCCTGGACACGGGAAAAAATCATCAAAAAAACAGCCAAACATGCTTTGTTTGTATTGGTCTCCTTTCTGATCGCCAACACTTTCCTTGCTTATATCATCGGCAGCGAAAGCCTTGTTAAAATTATTGTTGAGCCTGTTACAGCCCATTGGGTTGGTTTTATCAGTATATGGGTATTCACCATTGTATTTTATTTGATTTACAGCCAGGTACGTGAGCTGGTTTGCACATTGATATGCCCTTACGGGCGTTTACAAAGTGTATTGATTGATGAGCATACTTTAGTAGTAGCTTATGACGATGTGCGCGGCGAACCACGGGGCAAGTTAAGCCGTAACGCGGACCCTTTTAACCTGAAAGGCGATTGCGTTGATTGCAGCCTATGCGTTGCTGTTTGTCCTACAGGTATTGATATTCGTAAAGGAACTCAAATTGAATGTATCAACTGTACCGCCTGCATAGATGCCTGCGACCAGGTAATGGACAAGATAGGAAAGCCCCGCAACCTGATTGGCTACTTCTCCGAAAATATGATCAGGCTGAAAGAAAAGCCCTCGTTTACCGGGCGCATGATGGGATATACCGCGGTAATAACCGTGCTGGTAGCTGTACTTGGTTATTTTATTTTCAGCCGGAGCGATATGGATATCACCGTTATGCGCAGTGCGGGAATGCTTTATCAGCAGCAGCCGGGCGGCTACATCAGTAATATTTATAATGCCGAAATCATTAATAAAACCAATCAGGATAGAGTGATCAGGATAGGGGCGGATGATCCGGCTGTTAAGATCAGTTATATCCAGTCGCCCGGACCGGTTGCAAAGGGCGGATCGGCTAAAACGGTGTTTTTTGTCATGCTCCCTGCATCAAAAATACATACCGCCAAAACTACCATTAAACTGAACCTGTTGCTTGGCGGTAAGGTGGTTCAATCTGTAAAAACCAATTTTATAGCACCAACAAATGATTAA
- a CDS encoding FixH family protein yields the protein MNWGKGIVIGMLAFMSYIVAMGVAMFRQPDDVDPHYYEKGLAFNADYDKEKQVLSDKAQPSISINNNILLVKFAGPVKGAVDLKRPDDGKMDKHINLQSNLAGNVNIPLTDVKPGRWQLVFNWENKGKKYLYTKEIFIP from the coding sequence ATGAACTGGGGAAAAGGAATAGTAATAGGCATGCTGGCTTTTATGAGTTACATTGTAGCCATGGGCGTTGCCATGTTCAGGCAGCCCGACGATGTCGATCCGCATTATTACGAAAAAGGGCTTGCGTTTAATGCCGATTATGATAAAGAGAAGCAAGTGCTTAGCGATAAAGCACAGCCATCAATCAGCATTAATAACAATATCCTTTTAGTAAAGTTTGCAGGCCCGGTAAAGGGAGCAGTAGATTTAAAGCGCCCGGACGACGGCAAAATGGACAAACATATCAATCTGCAGAGCAACCTGGCGGGGAATGTGAATATCCCTCTGACTGATGTAAAGCCAGGTAGGTGGCAGCTGGTTTTTAATTGGGAAAACAAGGGCAAAAAATACCTGTATACCAAAGAAATATTTATACCATGA
- a CDS encoding sulfite exporter TauE/SafE family protein, giving the protein MSPSQIAFFIGSFGSVHCIGMCGPLALAIPINHSSFWLLLWDKLVYNLGRTISYATLGLITGLIGKQLWLSGLQQGVSIISGILILLAAGSRLWKLKIRNKSSGNWLLKPFNALLTYALQHRAGHLAIGLLNGFLPCGFVYLALIGAVNTSSVGASVQYMIWFGLGTLPLMLAVTVGSGFVNQGIRRKMNRMVPYFMLCLGVWFLLRGLALDIPYLSPPSASGIVICK; this is encoded by the coding sequence ATGAGCCCCAGTCAAATCGCTTTTTTTATAGGCTCGTTCGGTAGTGTTCACTGTATAGGAATGTGCGGGCCGCTCGCCCTCGCTATCCCCATTAACCACAGTAGCTTTTGGCTGCTCTTGTGGGATAAGTTGGTATATAACCTTGGGCGTACTATAAGTTACGCAACCCTCGGGTTAATAACCGGGCTCATCGGTAAGCAATTATGGCTTTCAGGTTTGCAGCAGGGGGTAAGCATCATTAGCGGGATACTGATCCTGCTGGCGGCCGGTTCAAGATTGTGGAAGTTGAAAATTCGTAACAAAAGTAGTGGCAACTGGCTGCTGAAGCCTTTTAATGCGTTGCTTACTTATGCGTTACAGCACCGGGCTGGCCATTTGGCCATAGGCTTGTTAAACGGCTTTTTGCCCTGCGGTTTTGTTTACCTGGCGCTCATAGGTGCGGTAAACACTTCATCAGTGGGTGCTTCCGTGCAATACATGATTTGGTTTGGTTTGGGTACCCTGCCTTTAATGCTGGCAGTCACTGTTGGCAGTGGATTTGTTAACCAGGGCATCCGAAGAAAGATGAACAGGATGGTTCCCTATTTTATGCTATGCCTTGGCGTCTGGTTTTTACTGCGCGGGCTCGCGCTTGACATTCCTTATCTGAGTCCGCCATCGGCCAGCGGAATCGTTATTTGTAAGTAA
- the hemN gene encoding oxygen-independent coproporphyrinogen III oxidase, with protein sequence MKIPQHLIDKYNVAAPRYTSYPTVPYWNIENFDEEEWRKSVSLSFKESNDRDGISLYIHLPFCESLCTYCGCNTRITKNHRVEEPYIKAVLMEWAMYLNTFESKPVIREIHLGGGTPTFFKPEHLAILINGILNSSTIHPRAEFSFEAHPANTTVDHLQVLYNLGFRRISLGIQDFDPRVQFIINRIQSFELVKLVTQQARRIGYTSVNFDLIYGLPLQTINGLKDTISQVAKLMPDRIAFYSYAHVPWIKPGQRRFTENDLPDANEKRALYECGRELFTALGYHEIGMDHFALPADSLYLAEQNGTLHRNFMGYTHQYTQLMIGLGVSSISDSWYAFAQNVKKVEEYMQLVNAGQLPVFKGHMLTADDLSIRRHILNIMCNSKTCWNLHNETSEAFLEGLERMRQFEQDGLVELNSWCITVTPMGKRFLRNICMALDARLWADKPTTQLFSMTG encoded by the coding sequence ATGAAAATCCCCCAGCACCTTATTGATAAATACAACGTTGCTGCTCCCCGTTATACCAGTTACCCTACCGTACCGTATTGGAACATTGAAAACTTCGACGAAGAGGAATGGCGAAAATCAGTATCGCTTTCTTTTAAGGAGAGTAACGATCGTGACGGGATCAGCCTGTATATTCACCTGCCATTTTGCGAAAGTCTGTGTACCTATTGCGGTTGTAATACCCGCATCACCAAAAACCACCGGGTAGAAGAGCCATACATTAAAGCTGTTTTGATGGAATGGGCCATGTATCTCAATACCTTTGAAAGCAAACCCGTTATCAGGGAAATACACCTTGGCGGCGGCACACCTACATTTTTTAAACCCGAACACCTGGCCATACTGATCAATGGTATATTAAATTCATCAACTATCCATCCCCGGGCCGAGTTTAGCTTTGAGGCGCACCCCGCCAATACAACTGTTGATCATTTACAGGTTTTATACAATCTCGGTTTCAGGAGGATAAGCCTCGGCATCCAGGATTTTGATCCCAGGGTTCAGTTTATCATTAACCGGATCCAGAGTTTTGAACTGGTAAAACTGGTTACTCAGCAAGCCCGGCGGATCGGGTACACATCCGTTAACTTCGATCTGATATATGGCCTCCCGCTTCAAACCATCAACGGGCTAAAGGATACCATTAGCCAGGTGGCGAAATTAATGCCCGATAGAATCGCTTTTTACAGTTATGCCCATGTACCCTGGATAAAACCCGGCCAGCGCCGTTTTACCGAAAACGACCTGCCAGATGCTAATGAAAAAAGGGCTTTGTATGAATGTGGACGCGAATTATTTACAGCATTGGGTTATCATGAAATTGGCATGGACCATTTCGCCTTGCCCGCGGATAGCCTTTACTTAGCCGAACAAAATGGTACGCTGCACCGTAATTTCATGGGTTACACCCATCAATATACCCAATTAATGATTGGTTTGGGCGTATCCTCCATAAGCGATAGCTGGTATGCCTTTGCCCAAAATGTAAAAAAAGTAGAGGAATACATGCAATTAGTTAATGCCGGCCAGCTACCGGTATTTAAAGGACATATGCTTACGGCCGATGATCTGAGCATTCGCAGGCATATTTTAAATATCATGTGTAACAGCAAAACCTGCTGGAACCTGCATAATGAAACAAGTGAAGCTTTTTTAGAGGGGTTAGAACGTATGCGTCAATTTGAGCAGGACGGGCTGGTTGAATTAAATTCATGGTGCATTACTGTTACCCCCATGGGTAAACGCTTTTTACGCAATATATGTATGGCGCTTGATGCCCGCCTATGGGCCGATAAACCTACCACGCAGTTATTCAGTATGACCGGATAA
- a CDS encoding 2-hydroxyacid dehydrogenase, whose amino-acid sequence MKVVAYSIKAFEKEFLARANQKKHDITLISNPLNSETAVYAEGKEAVVVFTNDEVSAYVINQLADLGVKYIATRSAGTDHIDKETAALRNIKLANVPEYSPQAIAEHTVAMALALNRHLTESNAHSHLFDFRLNGLMGFNLYGKTVGIIGLGHTGQATAAIFNGFGCRVIGYDPFAKSKLAGVEQVAMIDLLATADIISLHAPLCPENYHMINNETLALMKDGVMLLNTSRGGLIDTEAVLQAVETGKIGYLGLDVYEKEKGLFFEQHQHDTDKDPLLEKLMAFKNVLITPHQAFLTNEALQQIANQTIKNLDQWQAKKCVGNACVCAKNCKATGELSTVDTTKA is encoded by the coding sequence ATGAAAGTAGTAGCTTACAGTATCAAGGCGTTCGAAAAGGAATTTTTGGCCAGAGCGAACCAAAAAAAACATGATATTACCCTTATCTCTAACCCGTTAAATTCTGAAACCGCGGTTTATGCCGAAGGTAAGGAAGCGGTAGTTGTTTTTACCAATGACGAGGTATCTGCCTATGTTATCAACCAACTGGCCGATCTTGGCGTTAAATATATTGCTACCCGGTCGGCCGGTACAGATCATATAGATAAGGAAACAGCAGCTTTGCGCAACATAAAACTGGCCAACGTGCCTGAATACTCGCCGCAGGCTATTGCCGAACATACCGTTGCCATGGCACTTGCCCTAAACAGGCATTTAACCGAATCAAACGCCCACAGCCACCTGTTTGATTTCAGGCTGAATGGCCTCATGGGGTTTAATTTATACGGCAAAACAGTTGGCATTATTGGCCTGGGACATACCGGGCAAGCGACTGCCGCTATCTTTAACGGCTTTGGCTGTCGTGTTATTGGATACGATCCATTCGCCAAATCAAAATTGGCGGGAGTTGAACAAGTGGCTATGATTGACCTGCTTGCTACTGCCGATATCATTTCATTACATGCCCCCCTCTGCCCCGAAAACTATCATATGATAAATAATGAGACCCTTGCTTTGATGAAAGATGGAGTCATGCTCCTGAATACTTCGCGGGGAGGGTTAATTGATACTGAAGCAGTATTACAGGCCGTTGAAACCGGTAAAATAGGTTATTTAGGACTCGACGTTTATGAAAAAGAAAAAGGCCTGTTTTTTGAGCAGCATCAACACGATACCGATAAGGACCCGTTGCTGGAAAAACTGATGGCCTTTAAAAATGTCCTCATCACCCCCCATCAGGCTTTTTTAACCAATGAAGCATTACAGCAAATAGCAAATCAAACCATAAAAAATCTTGATCAGTGGCAGGCTAAAAAGTGCGTTGGAAATGCGTGTGTGTGTGCAAAAAACTGCAAAGCGACCGGTGAGCTATCAACGGTTGATACTACCAAAGCTTAA
- a CDS encoding response regulator, translating into MKKSILIIEDNTDIRESTAEILELSGYLVLQAGNGKIGVDLAIKHKPDLILCDIMMPELDGYGVLFMLSKSLETDNIPFIFLTAKAERIDFRKGMEMGADDYLTKPFDDIELLNAIDSRLSKKEKQQAFFSRSLQKIEHLAINSRNGAAELNALIASRKIRQIRKKQVLFYDGDSPQGIYLVMEGSIKTFKLAEDGRELMTGLYKADDYLGVHALLLDDAYGETAEATEDAAICLLPKDTVLTMLDRYPDVGRQFLKILSNNIKEKEEQLIELAYHSVRKRLAQVLVRLNKQNGEKQEFKISREEMASMAGMATETVSRTLSDFKEEGLIEKKGATINITDLNKLVKMKN; encoded by the coding sequence ATGAAAAAAAGTATCCTCATTATTGAAGACAATACCGATATAAGGGAAAGCACCGCCGAAATACTGGAACTTTCCGGTTACCTTGTATTGCAGGCCGGTAACGGCAAAATTGGTGTCGACTTAGCTATAAAGCATAAACCGGACCTTATTTTGTGCGATATCATGATGCCCGAGCTTGACGGGTATGGCGTATTATTCATGCTCAGCAAATCACTCGAAACGGATAACATACCTTTTATATTTTTAACCGCGAAAGCCGAACGGATTGACTTTAGAAAAGGCATGGAAATGGGTGCCGATGATTACCTTACCAAACCTTTTGACGATATAGAATTGCTTAATGCCATTGATAGCAGGTTGAGCAAAAAAGAAAAACAACAGGCATTTTTTAGCAGGTCGCTGCAAAAAATAGAGCACCTCGCCATCAATTCGCGCAACGGCGCAGCCGAGTTAAACGCACTGATAGCCAGTCGAAAAATAAGGCAGATAAGAAAAAAACAGGTATTATTTTATGATGGAGATAGCCCCCAGGGAATTTACCTGGTGATGGAAGGCAGCATAAAAACATTTAAACTGGCCGAAGACGGCAGGGAACTGATGACCGGCTTATATAAAGCCGACGACTACCTCGGCGTGCATGCCCTGCTGCTTGATGATGCTTATGGCGAAACTGCCGAAGCAACCGAAGACGCAGCCATATGCCTGCTGCCGAAAGATACCGTTTTAACCATGCTTGACCGGTATCCCGACGTTGGCCGGCAGTTTTTGAAAATACTGTCAAACAATATCAAAGAAAAGGAAGAACAGCTCATCGAACTGGCCTATCATTCGGTAAGGAAACGGCTGGCGCAGGTATTGGTAAGGCTGAACAAGCAAAACGGCGAAAAACAGGAATTTAAAATATCAAGGGAAGAAATGGCATCAATGGCCGGTATGGCTACCGAAACGGTAAGCCGTACGCTTTCTGATTTTAAAGAGGAAGGCCTGATAGAAAAGAAAGGTGCAACCATCAATATAACAGACCTTAACAAGCTGGTAAAAATGAAAAACTGA
- a CDS encoding PAS domain-containing sensor histidine kinase — MENAALLKAIIENAIDGIITINNYGIIESINPAACNLFQYSPGEVIGKNISVLMPSPDKELHDGYINRYQNTGEPHIIGFGREVKGLKKNGSVFPFRLGVSEVQFSGRKIYTGFIHDLTREKEAEERLKDYAIHLEELVEERTISLKHSVTELLQAKEEVSLSLEKEKELGQMKSRFVSMASHEFRTPLSSIQLSAILVEKYAQEFSNPNISKHIAKIKTTVGNLTGILNDFLSLEKLEAGKVEPIFTEFNLVKFGEEITEEMQLVAKQNQNIIYQHTGTTSVFKLDPALLKNCIINLISNAIKYSGENTFIEFNTEVASDQLVVVVKDNGIGIPENDQKHLFEAFFRAHNTGNIPGTGLGLNIVARYVGLINGTVQFESKVNYGTSFTLTFSQP, encoded by the coding sequence ATGGAGAATGCCGCGCTGCTAAAAGCAATTATTGAAAATGCCATAGACGGCATAATTACCATAAACAACTACGGAATTATCGAGTCTATCAATCCGGCTGCGTGTAATCTATTTCAATACAGTCCCGGCGAAGTAATTGGTAAAAATATCTCTGTTTTAATGCCGTCGCCCGACAAAGAACTGCACGATGGTTATATAAACCGTTATCAAAACACAGGCGAGCCGCACATTATAGGTTTTGGCCGCGAAGTTAAAGGGTTAAAAAAAAATGGCTCCGTATTCCCTTTCCGCCTGGGGGTAAGTGAAGTGCAGTTTTCAGGTCGAAAAATCTATACCGGTTTTATCCATGACCTCACACGCGAAAAGGAGGCAGAAGAAAGGTTAAAGGACTACGCCATCCATTTAGAAGAGTTGGTGGAGGAGCGTACAATTTCTTTAAAGCATTCGGTAACCGAATTGCTGCAGGCTAAAGAAGAGGTTAGCCTGTCATTAGAAAAAGAAAAAGAACTTGGACAGATGAAAAGCCGTTTTGTGTCAATGGCCTCGCACGAGTTCAGGACCCCGCTGAGCAGTATTCAGCTTTCGGCCATTCTTGTTGAAAAATATGCGCAGGAGTTTAGCAATCCTAACATCAGCAAACACATCGCCAAAATAAAAACGACGGTTGGCAACCTTACGGGTATCCTGAATGATTTCCTGTCGCTTGAAAAACTCGAAGCCGGGAAGGTCGAGCCCATATTTACCGAATTTAACCTGGTAAAATTTGGTGAGGAAATAACCGAAGAAATGCAACTGGTAGCCAAACAAAACCAAAATATCATTTATCAGCATACCGGTACTACCAGTGTTTTTAAATTGGATCCGGCACTATTAAAAAACTGCATCATTAACCTGATCAGCAACGCCATCAAATACTCGGGCGAAAATACCTTTATTGAATTTAACACGGAGGTAGCCAGCGATCAGCTGGTTGTTGTGGTTAAGGATAATGGTATAGGCATCCCTGAAAATGACCAGAAGCACTTGTTTGAAGCGTTTTTCAGGGCACATAATACCGGCAATATACCAGGTACCGGTCTCGGTCTTAATATAGTGGCGCGCTACGTTGGCCTTATCAACGGCACGGTGCAATTTGAAAGCAAAGTTAATTACGGAACATCATTCACGCTCACATTTTCGCAACCATGA